In one Heteronotia binoei isolate CCM8104 ecotype False Entrance Well chromosome 1, APGP_CSIRO_Hbin_v1, whole genome shotgun sequence genomic region, the following are encoded:
- the MEA1 gene encoding male-enhanced antigen 1, which translates to MALEPVITLRMGPERICPNEHEEVGLQETSDGTPDPAGEWSSEEPEEEEEEGSSHGYLYQPLNQDPDQGPATAEETVPSTEPVIDIHERLQAMRLHLPDPPADSDEEEGSTAQSSRSSIPMDPEHVELVKRTMAGVKLPTLGIPSWANEISDDQWQAMVQRTLQARQNPVCSRPECK; encoded by the exons ATGGCCTTGGAGCCGGTCATAACTCTGAGAATGGGTCCAGAAAGGATCTGTCCGAATGAACACGAAGAGGTGGGGCTACAAGAGACATCTGATGGAACTCCTGATCCTGCTGGAGAATGGAGTAGTGAAGAaccagaggaagaggaagaagaaggcagTAGTCATGGCTACTTGTATCAGCCACTGAACCAAGATCCAGATCAGGGACCAGCAACAGCTGAAGAAACAGTACCCAGCACAGAGCCAGTCATTGACATCCATGAGCGACTTCAG GCTATGAGACTGCACCTGCCTGATCCGCCTGCGGACAGTGACGAGGAAGAAGGATCCACAGCTCAGAGCAGTCGAAGCTCCATCCCTATGGATCCAG AACATGTGGAGTTGGTGAAACGGACAATGGCTGGAGTCAAGCTTCCCACACTGGGAATACCTTCATGGGCCAATGAGATCTCAGATGATCAGTGGCAAGCCATGGTGCAGCGAACACTGCAAGCCCGGCAAAATCCAGTCTGTTCTAGGCCAGAATGCAAATGA